The Gemmatimonadota bacterium sequence TTGTTTGCTCGCTGCACCCAAAGTGTTCTGCAAGTTTGTACCTATTCCAATTGGGATGCTGTTGTACAACCTTAAGTATGTCTTCTTTTGTAAGATTAATTTTCCGACGAGAAATGTTTTCCGCCATAATTTTCGGCATCGTATCATCCTTATAACACAATATATCGGCAATATTGATCACCAAAAATCCGCCGGGTTTCACAATGGGAAAATGTAGCTTAATCACCTTTTGCAGAAGATTTTTCCAATCTTCAAATGATAAATCCTTCTCGTATTCTTTCCCGACGTAATACGGAGGCGACCAGATACTGAGCGCAATGGATTCCCGCTCAATTCTCCCCAAAAGCTCCTGCGAATCGCCGTGATATATCGCGTTTGGTGTAAGTGATTTAAACAAGTTTACGATTGCCATGACCCTATACACTCCTATCCTTTTTGATCAATAGGTAAGCGTTTGTACTCGCCACGAAGCCTTGGCCTTTAATCTGCTAAAGCCTACTCTTACTCTGAAATCTTCACCTAATGTCGGTGCATTTCTACCAGCCAGCCAG is a genomic window containing:
- a CDS encoding DNA methyltransferase, with amino-acid sequence MAIVNLFKSLTPNAIYHGDSQELLGRIERESIALSIWSPPYYVGKEYEKDLSFEDWKNLLQKVIKLHFPIVKPGGFLVINIADILCYKDDTMPKIMAENISRRKINLTKEDILKVVQQHPNWNRYKLAEHFGCSEQT